The nucleotide sequence AGATTAGCGATCGAGGGCGTCGGGGTTGGCGGCCGAACGTAGACCTCAGGCACTGTTGAGATGGGCTGGGCGAACGACTCGTCCTGGCGGTTGTTCTTCTCGTTCTCCTGCTGCACCCGATAGCTCGACTTGACCGAGCCGCCGCGCTGGGCTACGATGTACGATACTACTTAGCATGGTTTCCGTTAATAACATGGCACTTTtcaaatttcatttaattttcaattgttAGAGGAGCTTTTTGGGGGATGATGACGACACAGTGCGCAATGAGTGGCTcttgtttttcctttttttcgtagaatAAGGTTCGAAGTATGTACAGACACACTGAATTTTTGATGCTGGAAATAGAAGGGGGTTATTAATGGGGGTGTAGCTCAATAATACCGAACGTTTGTTTTGTCGGAGGCGATATGTACAAACACATAGGAGGTCGGGTCCGTCGGGCGATTGTAACCTGTGGACGTTATATGCGATATGATCTTTCGAAGCGAGTAGTGAATCATGGGTTTGTTCAGCCAGGGGTAATTTCCTTCTGATTAACGGAATTTTTTTCCTTGGCGGTGCGACGGGGGTTCGTTGGAGCGGAAATTGATAAAAGTGCCTATTTggttataattatatttttcgacTCTGAGAAGGTTGAAATAATTGATAAGATCATGGGAAAGACCATAAATgttttgtatataatacaaacaaatagatgaaataaatatatcagcaaattatttattctattaACAGGCTCGCTTTGGTTCACGATATCAATCCCAAAAAACAAGAGTAGTTATTATCCACAGTGTACAATAATTGCCGCGCTTGGCGAGCGTGTTAAcgttctaaaaacacttatatCGCCTGCACAACAATAGTATAATAAGCGAtcgcaaaaaatatatatacgcacacacacagactcGGCACTAAACTTACTGGAGTTTAAGCTGGGATTAGTGTCAGGGCCTTTGTTGGGCTCGCTGTCGTCGAAGGCTTTTAGCTTCGGACCAAGCAGGGTAGGTACGAGCGCAGCAGCGACAGACGTGGCTAAGTTATTATAAGGCGCTAGCATAGCAAGCTGCATTATGcctataaacaaaatatatacattttgGCGGGCTAGTTCAGCGGGCGAAAGAATGGATTACCTGGAGATCGCTCGATCTGTATGCAAATCCACCGACCTTTCTGATTCGCGCCCGAATTGTCGCGCGTCAGCAGATTCGAGGGTAAGGTTCTCAGCAGGGCCTTGACCTTGTAGCCCGCGTAGAGGAAGGTCACGTACAAAACTATGCCCCAGAGCAGGAAAACATCTTGGACCACGTAGGTGGCTATGTAGCTCACGTGGAAAGCGAGGCTCACGTCGCTGATGATGATGCAGGAGAAGTGAAAGATTATCATCAGGCTGAGGTAGGTCTCCTTCTGGAACTTTTCCAGGCCGAACTTCACCTGCGAATTtgtattcatttattttttaataaattattctagATCATAATATGGTATAATATGATCGGAATCTCCGCGTTTACCTGAGTGAGCTGAAGAAAAGCCAGCTGGATGAGACAGAACGCCGAGGTAATGAAGGGAAATCCGATATCCCAGGTGATCGATCCGATGACTTTTGGCATAATCTGCAAGGGACGCAAGATCGAGTCATTTTTGGCCTGCATCGATCATCTCGAAAGAGATGTAACACACGCAGCGTGTATGCGCTTTAATAAAGATTTCAAGTTCGATTCACCTCTTTAAGATTGTAAGGATCTATAAAAAGGCAGCCTGACCTTGAGGCGCCGAGCAGGCAAAGATTAATGTTTATCGTGGACATGAGGGGAGGAGTCGAGATTAAAGATCTGCAAATGCGAACGGAATATTCAGTATGGCTAACATGTTAATCAGGTGGTCTCGTATAAACgatatatcaataaaattagcGAAAGAGCTTCGTATGATACTTGCCTTAAGTTTAGTAAGGAGAAAAACGTGTAGAAACTCAGTACGAAAAAGAGACAGGCGAAAGCATAGgtgtgcaataaaaaaaaccaCCTCAGCTCCTGGTTGACGGACTCCCATGACGGCGAGGTGACCAACGTCCCATCCAGTAAGAAGCCAGACGAGCCCAGCACGCAGTTTTGGCCTGGTATGGGTATTGAATCGTCTACACCTTCGtggagagaaataaaaaatagtttcaCCTCGTCAATCAATCGCGTAAACAATATCGAGCCGACAGGCAAATCATTCGGCTAATTGGATTCAGATACTCGATCAATCCGCGGTTGTGTGGCAGTTGGTAGACACGGCAAACTAGTTCACGAAATCATTAAACATTCGAACGACGCACCGTAACCCGTGGAGTGAGCGAGAACGCGATTAGAGATCTTTTAATTGCACGCGAAAATTGCTCGCCTGATTATAATGCATATAGCGCGACGCTGATTACAGCCTCGAGTCTGAAATCGCAGGAAAATATCCCGACCtggaaaaaaagtgaaaataataataattcatagCCGAGCCAAAGCTCCGGAAAAAAGAGTCCCGTCGGAATTCACTTAGCCCTATACTATACAGCGAGGGTAAAGCTGTACGAGTGGCTATATCGACAATCCGCCGAAAACTTGGCCCtgacgactctctctctctctctctctctctctctctctctctctatgtagAGCAAAGggctttcttctctctttcgctcgtcGCCACACTCGCGCATTTTGTACCCCCGACAAAAGGCGACGACggctttaagaaaaaaaaggcaaaaaatcGACAGATTTATAAATAGCCCTAGCAACACACACACGTTCTCTTGGCGCTGCCACAGCCCAGacactttcgcgcgcgcgcacacacacacacacacacacacagagtctCTTGAGTCCAGAATCCAATTTAGCACATGACAGCGTGCAATaaaatcagcagcagcagaagcataACAAGTAgagaagagagacagagactaCAAACCGCGCGTCAGATTCGGCAGCCTATCCATAATCTCCCGATTTGTGCCGACCAGCGCACATTACTGGCCCGTTGCTCAGCGGGCTGCCTCGCTCTATATatcactctctcactctctagCTCGTGCGTGTGCTGATGTGCAGGCCGGGCACGACAAACTGCTGCTCCTCTCCGCCAGCTCTGCTCTACGCCCGTGCAGCAGCAACAGGCTTTACCTATAGGGCAATTTGAATCGCACCCCTTCCACGGCGCTGCTGTttctgccgccgccgcggctctCCGCTGCTTCGGCTCCCTTCGGGGTGGGAATATTGATTTTACCGCCGTCGCCGTCGCTACTgcggccgctgctgctactgctgggGGTATAAGGGCGCGAGCTTGATGTGCGCGCACAGCTGGTGGGGATAGGGGtaggggctgctgctgctggactcGAGATACATAGCAGAGCCTGTAGGCTTGTTTATTAAGGAATTTAATCTTGCCGCCATTAACGCTAATTGCACCGACTGCTGTTGGAAAACACTGCTGTTGGAGAACTGCTTCGTTATGTCGTCGTGTTTTCCCTAACTGCCGCGAACGACCGTCTCTTCGCGCGCTGCGGCTTTCCGCGGCTTGATTTTTTCATTAGACCTGCTGCTCGACATATCTCGAGGGGACGCGAGAcgcgcatgtatatatatatatataacttggCGTCGAGAGGTTTCCCTTAGCGGATATGTGCGAGGCTTCGGGCTAAATTTAGAGGGTTTATTAATACGGCCGGTCCTTTTTTTCGACTTTCTTTTTCGCCGTTCTCGCCGCGCGAGGCTTTTTAATTTGAAAGAGCTTTTAGAATGATTAAACTGGAATCAAAGCTCGGCTTCGACACCTATACGGCGTATTCTGCGAGTAGGTAGTGTAATACGTAGAGCAAATATGTGTACTTTACTTTTTATGcatgtaaaagaaaaaattgtttttgaaGTTGCTCTGTCATTTGTAATGTTATAATATAGTCTGCAAGTGCAGGCAGTTTGTGAAAAGCTGCTTGTTTCAAACTTGAGCTATATGCGAAGCGGTACAGAAATAGAATTAAGTGCTGGTATCGAACAGCGAAATTGTAAGGGTTGGTAATTGTTCAATCCGAGTTGAGAAGTCAAGGCCGCGAAGTTGCccaattcaaaaatatatatatacgtgacTGTAGACTATTATACTGCTATACATTGTTGGAAAGGAGATGTTTCagagctttttatttttaacccaTCATCAGCATACGTTACTACAGCTAGATTACTATAATGACCTTTACGAGCTTTAGCTGGATAAATATCGCGCATTAAAATTGGTAGAAAGATTCTGATACGTCTCTTTTTCATCAGTGTACAATACTGTTTATTATATATCTATTCTTAAATTAAAGCAGCCTTACAGTCTCAAACGGTCGATTcttatatgtgcaaatccacagAAAACCAGACACTTCTGGAGGTCTGAGTGAACAAGTTTGAAATTTGAGAGAACACCTATCCCGaccattttttttcgttctttaGGTCATAtagaacccgaaaaaccttggaTTCCCAAGAtaaaaaatacctattttttgccgggcagtttaaattctcttacgGGGAAAATGATCGAAAACAAGCCACGATTAAACTTTACCCACTCAGTGTATGAAggtgcaatccaaaaatgtgtattgctaggatcgaagtatcagaagagagctttaatttaagggctggtgagttaaaaatggttgcctgggtaaaaagttatttaggcttgaaaatagcgaaaaattataaaaactttttcctATTTTCAAAATCCTTATAACTGTTGATCCGAGCAGTCAATTTTAACCACtcagccctcaaattaaagctcttttcttctactttCGCTTTCAGAACATTTTACTAGTTTTATCAGCTATTATGCTTATCAATTTTGGCTGTTTTTTATCCTTTTCATTGCCAAATATATAGCTTCTAAAATCAGTAAAATATTAATccaaattttaaaagtaaaattaaagagctttaatttaaggGCCGAGTGGTTAAAATTGTTTgctcggatcaaaagttataaggattttgaaaataagaaaaatcgctctcttctgatacttcgatcctagcaatacacatttttggattgcaccTTCATACActgagtgggtaaagttgaatcgtggcttgttttcgataattttccccgtgttaaattcTCATAAGAGAAATTAAATTGTCCGGcaaaaaaataggtattttttaatcttgggaacccaaggtttttcgggtttTATATGACCtaaagaacgaaaaaaaagtggtCAGGTAGGCGTGCtctcaaattttaaatttgtttactcAGACCCActgaagtgtccggttttcTGTGGATTTGCACGTATATTGGCATGTTCAAGTTCTAATCTAGATGTCTTTAAGGTCAACTCACCAAAGCTTTTATCTTTTTGGCCAACTGACTATATGAATCGCGttgatgattttaaaaatatacatataaaaaaaaaacgaacttCATACATAAACAAAACATTTTACGTACCCCAGGGCCGGGAAGCAAGATTTTTTCGCCCTCGCTTTCGGCTCGGGTGGCAATTTACACGAGCTGTGGACTCGCCAATACTATACCTCCCTAGGTGTGTGGtacagaatttttaaaattaatcataGCAACCTAGATATTTCTTTTGacagttatagcatgagcaGTGCAAGCATCAGTATAGGTACGCCCAACAAAACAGTTTTTAAAGAGAATGTAGTATACTGATATAATAGAATCCTATAACAGTAATCCTATAGTCTCAGGTTTTTGCATTGATGTTACACTGCTATGTGTAAATTCTATGAGCAGATAGTGATAAGAGACAAGTGCCTATGCGCCGCCTATATTCGCAAGCCAGAGACTGAAGAGTCGGAAAGTTCAACCAGGGGGAGAAAGGCCAGTCCAAATCTCTTTTATTCGATCCCCTGCTAGCCGTAGTGTTatttcgttgttttttttagCCCGAGGATCAATTTTAAATAAGTTCTGATTGAAAAATAAGTTGGTTGATTTTGCTTAAACAAAGTTTTATTTCATCTATCGGTGAACACTTTGTTCATGAATCAATATAAATACGTGGATCAATATTGATCGGCTTacaaaacaaattgaaaatgtatcataacgttttttaatttacatcaACGTTCTTCGCACCTAATAATCTACCATAATATATCATACTCGTATTTTACaattgaataaatttaatgCAGCAATAGATGTAAATGTTTTATGGTCTACTTAAATTCAGTATGAAATTCAACGAaatgtaattaaattttagattaaaaataaatataactgtacaaatcattttttttacttctggGTAGAGTTATacaaaattactttttaatttttaattttaataataaaaataattcataacAATAAATGTTAATCAGTTAATAGATTGTTGATTCTGTACAAGTGTTTGAGCTTCGTAAATGATTTTCACGACTTTTGTCACCttatattacaaataaattcaGTTTCCATGTATAGGGCTACAGGTTGGCATGGAAGTACACTTTCTTCACACACATTGTTCTTAGTGACCAGACGGGGTCAATGAAGCTGGCAGGCTCGAATAGCAATTAACTGTAGAAGAATGAATACTGGACTAAGCACTTCTGAGTATTCTAGAGTACTCTGTCCAGATAACTTCTTACACAAAAGATACTTGAACACAAAAACCAAAAGCACTGATATAAAACTCCACAGCGCTCTCAGTATTCCAACTTTTATCATTCCTTCCATGTGCATTCTTATGAAAATGATTGCACAGAAGTAAGTGTTCAAGCCATCAGCAACAAATAAAGGAGAAAAAACTAACCACCAGCCACTGCTTGCCATAAAGTAACCATCATCTAACTTTAACGCAAGTAGAATTGTGAAGATGGTTAAAGACACCAAATTTATCCATATTTCAAAGATTGTTAGTCCTAGCCAGTGAACAAGTtcatttaatgaaaaaatcatCTTTAAAGTTTTATCTAGCAATGActtattttacttattttaaaataattgattagCATTATATAGATTGAATGGTAACTAAATTAAGATATTTAACTTTCAAATCTAAGAGGTCCTATGTTAGCAATTGGAAATACTCGAACATGAACACCTATTTTCGACTTTATATTGACTTCATAGTCAGCGTCATCATTGATAGGTTTCAAATCATCTGCAAATGTATTtcaaaaattgtataattgAATATATTGATGtttagaataaaaattatctaTTCTTTACctgttaatataattttttctttttggatATCTAAATCATAAGTACCAGAATATTTTGATACTAAATGACGTCCTACATTAATAGCTTTATTAGATCTGGCACCTTGTCCATGTATTATGATTTCTTTTGAATCAGTAGTATCTAACAGTTTTTTACAGTAAGTTATTATGGcctaaaaaatcaaaaacatttttaaattatataagcATGCTTATATTCATTCAAAAGTTTATTTAATCTTTCATACAATCAGAACACTACAACATGAAATGtgacaaaaaagaaaaataaactataGTCAATTTCTTGtatgaaaaaaaacgaatttaGTGTAAACGTTGaacaatacaaataataagACAAAATGTTATGGTAAATAAAGGTTATGATGAAATAAACATACCTTGATACTGCTCTTTCTTCTAACGTACACGTCTTTACCCGTTTTTGGAAATTTGCAGCCAGCTCTTTTCTTTACTACGTGATTattgctctttattttcttgtttttgggaaacttgatttttgtattttctgcAGAATCCTTTCCTAATCTTTCCTCCTCTCCTTCCTCCTCCATTTTGATACGGTTTTACCTTGTCGGGTTGTTGGTCTCGTGCTCGTCAGTACTCAGTTCGTCGCGGCCTCGCGGGATCGGATTTCGGAATATTTACGAACATATCCCAGAGGGCGCCATATGTCCAATGGGTTAACAAATGAATACCCTGATGAAAACACAACAATCCAACCTAAAAAGCCGACAATCCTGCCGACACGTCGAGCAGtgttgagaaaataataatttattttacaaagcTGTAATATATATTTGCTGCCAAAATTCAGTCCCCATCGGGAAAACCAGACGGGCACTCAGCCATGAAGGATTCAGAAGTGGATACAAAGAACATTATTAAAAGTAGAGAACTGCTCTACAGACTTATGATAAGGTTACTTTGAATAGTATTTTTCTTGTTTGTTTGGTTTCTAAACTTTCGCTTTCACTGGGTTATCAAGTCtgtattgaaaaaatgaatattaaaaaaacagcaatattaatatttttctaatccaAGTTTGGAGCTACTTGATTattacaaagaaaaaataaatttcaatgtCAATgtcaattttaattaatctttGTCTGTAGAAATTGAAATTAAGATCCCCCTTACAAAAATctcaaataaatatctttactcaatagtatattgaatgTTTCTGATGATTTCAAGTTTTTAGTAACTATAACAACTGTGCTTTCAGTCAATTATTTTACGACGGTCATCAAACACTAGCTGTTCAATTATCAAATTTAACTCAAGCTGAACCACCATGTCCTCCTTCAGATCGATTGTTACACCTCATGTTAATTGGTATGGCAAATGAGCCAGACAGGtccaaaaaagaaaacaaccaCATACCATCATTCACAgctgttgaaaatacattaggaCCAGGATTAGACCTAGAATTCGAAACTGAAGCTCAGACACAAGCTCCAGAACCTGCTCAGTATGAAACTGCGTATGTCACATCACACAAAGGAAACTGTAGAGCTGGTGCCTTTTCAGCGGATGGCCAATTGATAGCTACTGGATCAGTTGATGCTTCGATAAAAATTCTTGATGTTGATCGTATGCTAGCCAAATCAGCACCAGATGAAGTTCCTGGTGATCAGTCAGGAGGACATCCTGTAATTAGAACATTGTATGACCACTTGGAGGAAGTAACCTGCTTAGAATTTCATCCAAGGGAACCAATTCTAGTGTCTGGAAGTAGAGATTTTTCCATTAAATTATTTGACTTCAGCAAAGCTAGTGTTAAGAAAGCATTTCGTACTATAACGGACTCGGATCAAATAAGATGTTTAGCCTTTCATCCAACTGGTGATTACCTGGTGGTTGGAACAAATCATCCAGTTGTACGATTGTATGATGTTAATACAGCACAATGCTTTGTGTGCAGCATTCCAAATCATCAGCATACAAGTGGTATTACTAGCATTAAATATTCTCCTGATGCTAAGACTTATGCATCGGCAAGTAAAGATGGAAGCATCAAGTTGTGGGATGGAGTTTCAAATAGGTGTATCAATACATTTGTGAAAGCGCATGATGGTTATCAAGTTTGTTCTGTTGCTTTTACAAGAAATGGaaaagtatataaaatttttattttacataaagaaaagaatatg is from Nasonia vitripennis strain AsymCx chromosome 1, Nvit_psr_1.1, whole genome shotgun sequence and encodes:
- the LOC116738455 gene encoding transmembrane protein 203; the encoded protein is MIFSLNELVHWLGLTIFEIWINLVSLTIFTILLALKLDDGYFMASSGWWLVFSPLFVADGLNTYFCAIIFIRMHMEGMIKVGILRALWSFISVLLVFVFKYLLCKKLSGQSTLEYSEVLSPVFILLQLIAIRACQLH
- the LOC100116662 gene encoding ribonuclease P protein subunit p20, whose protein sequence is MEEEGEEERLGKDSAENTKIKFPKNKKIKSNNHVVKKRAGCKFPKTGKDVYVRRKSSIKAIITYCKKLLDTTDSKEIIIHGQGARSNKAINVGRHLVSKYSGTYDLDIQKEKIILTDDLKPINDDADYEVNIKSKIGVHVRVFPIANIGPLRFES
- the LOC100116385 gene encoding cleavage stimulation factor subunit 1, whose protein sequence is MKDSEVDTKNIIKSRELLYRLMISQLFYDGHQTLAVQLSNLTQAEPPCPPSDRLLHLMLIGMANEPDRSKKENNHIPSFTAVENTLGPGLDLEFETEAQTQAPEPAQYETAYVTSHKGNCRAGAFSADGQLIATGSVDASIKILDVDRMLAKSAPDEVPGDQSGGHPVIRTLYDHLEEVTCLEFHPREPILVSGSRDFSIKLFDFSKASVKKAFRTITDSDQIRCLAFHPTGDYLVVGTNHPVVRLYDVNTAQCFVCSIPNHQHTSGITSIKYSPDAKTYASASKDGSIKLWDGVSNRCINTFVKAHDGYQVCSVAFTRNGKYLLSSGKDSLIKLWELSTSRCLIAYTGAGTTGKQEHKAQAIFNHTEDYVMFPDEATTSLCAWNSRNASRKQLLSLGHNGPVRMIVHSPVAPAFLTCSDDFRARFWFRRMPTH